A portion of the Apis mellifera strain DH4 linkage group LG6, Amel_HAv3.1, whole genome shotgun sequence genome contains these proteins:
- the LOC725436 gene encoding dmX-like protein 2 isoform X2, producing the protein MNCHQILSGACNAGDRCYAVGSVEGISFTAYAAGCNIVILASNFERVQIIPGAVHNYIRISCLDCSTDTGKIAAAYENQVCIFEPTPLIHSTCSHQLEYRWVQTGSLTTESNISSLSWNLEGTRLLTGGELLQLWHQNITPFQEEHTGTVTFSIGDAESPAPGDSNSGNEPGAWNCVWKCRTATPVHLMSFSPDGTLFATTGFNDRLVKIWFENKQLFSTRNIDHTNVPQSMGNDSYSFVYVAHPRAVTHLSWRKTSKYMPKGSVSNMLVTSCRDNICRVWAETIPPEVEGLANMSQFEGSDRHGHHGKHRHHNMHKHRFMQRLKHMKTCFHIRRHAKQQHQAGHTAPTLPTLPSTYSVHDFHNNYQGTSHYPGMHFHLAASINAETDIPLVPSLITGDPEREPNFILHWLNNKEMHFTMQAESILQELTRKVVEKEEGLHQQDVDHMEHDSEEEGLSKKGVRLQPIQKTSGTIRSMSQEDHSSDEHHTTHTISSHHSLPHSAHSHQSLSNTTSINSIATDVTASINHAPDSLDTKIETLLRDWHHNPDLLFSIHPIDGSFLIWHIEWLDEYHPGSFRQAQISFSTRIPNAFPLGDASTMSHSVSMYSHNTGGPLLNIREVAKSSTKPSTETTDIATPLPSLIEQDEEQSTLTSKAGQELLKNIENSSDPNQNLVKEKDGHLESGKTNQETVNDLLTHPSPIVSMVSKHSNGTLNLWQLTFADKTKFSQVLSIGHASRASGHRFRVNDITCHPVLPLLVTTSHHNIPESGSQCRNADSNENVINKSDSSKTTLKDISSTGFCSELILWRVDTVGPLSKSGGVSELARINSPEISAFCNVAWIPTLLPSTTLGNLSNSPSACFVASDGECLRVYQAVIDARTLLAEVSISERRSRMMDSMASLSTDMSSDDGVRQSIHDRIKIVSQQSTARPGCVIQLDAIADATHDWQNTQFLHVFQEQLITGDRNDEKQTGIDTSINDLGLMESTLDAMVDLQQSAIFEEPFYIVVLERTQQGTTVHMWRLVIASQPETTGLSESMMYVPDSHLVQDEDEEGTPGRYNHPEGKRSRRPSQSRRDSQSELDMFLQRRPQNSHVLITTTKVCTQELPLPDSVEVIHAAPAAGHLSSSSIYPACFAPYIVVTACSDSTIRFWKCKVTKTQSNTKLHYEWCEWEMIRKDQESTIDITGQPLNISAAYSGRIACAYKYGKSFTRPTKNDPDSRYVNLCVAIYECESTGGSEWILEDTIHLKNIHLPRIPVDQHLDLSYLYDSKFLQKKQRLTQVLQTLSHEDVRSSRNGENGENAKPNAGLLAVPSFSTLQSLRKSIIENGNTCPLTQKHLVQLDWVSKEDGSHILTVAVGSKIMLFTPVCSDLAQANMKAMKESQSNNRPILRKASSLAQPQFVDEIRWMKLRKIELTTADGLPPLPMQISWVRDGILVVGMDSEMHVYSQWKPNPKKDCFHSNLQHQESDEFQASRNLRDEDLRTLAHETSQRRLANVSSMPHLSRVSSINLTMLDAKKKRGIQNENLSFDYMPDYGLFEASRIACPVLPQYHPKQLMELLNSGKIRWVKAILAHLVRCIGSSCSLRADDENLVKQRGGGWSRSRTMSVSYVGTTSPLEPRGSTTQIPEELTLDYAEITSISPLPLWTLLIADKETNVPLQHKTEDKQDYNELFDSNLDEGESLDDMLEEDYDCSRQKDRRSSVPERQGISHFGPRQGRLLSRLLTHTHLPGLSSLDQMHLLALADTVSTCNVDFAERFAIDAAKNAIAKENLTGIPDGETVSTDSLDDCGLRFLLAMKHYNYLIRCLPLAQRAQFQKQGISSNNLVWAFHSESEEELLGLIPSYAKGQPKWSILKELGIGWWIRNNTILKRCVEKIAKAAYQQKQDPLDSALYYLAMKKKNLVWGLFRNKRDERMTTFFANNFTEDRWRKAALKNAFALLGKQRFEHAAAFFLLANALKDAIDVCLNKLNDIQLAMVIARLYDDDTNSPNLRRLLYEEILGCDKDGQNQDINKVHPDPFLRSMALWILKDYAGSLNTLLITNVGTLHPQYNDESDKPEGATANPNVFNFYVYLRTHPLLIRQYIASTAQDKKKGHSVVISGFSYGTDIKSQPDKQLTLEDSITPLERQLYFTTAHAHFKAGCPALALEVLSKLPNKVMETNCEDSPSLLNSPSKSRTQDFQIDTGIISWDDNAKKTNDDGDFDWSQPVTRQTEDELVLNWDDNDEAENDDGDSPPLSMKLDKKETIDDKLIKSSGQLDIMAQQLKFVACLKILMEELSTLATGFEVDGGQLRYQLYVWLEREVDALRQLCNYSVSSDGDANNVSEYEGGMVDDIQPCKPGEQPTLHEILMAEKLDFEAKVQRAAKRKKWLKANETLLRTLLSYCSLHGASGGGLASVRMELVLLLQELQQEKTQQQLLSPLPFPTTLPLLSASVACNKTVVADPVRHLQSLAHDMLQTLVELRNPPMPSRSTHYCEVFIMRDLAVALSACIYQSLCDSDTFVTKHQQPDSFPAFAEIETFSGGHLVASNRFHRRYSTDDGVCITTSPSKWPGVTNLRALLAREKDEDTPKLNILLCEAFVATYMSLFVYALWSCDSHILYRLVGQHFGNNTWSCLFGGGVKKLLRVASTSGQTSGVVGAIERSDSTNEAQSTAGTVWNTMTSLTKQRVKLNMKLLGQFTGQQPNMKEDKPTYREQFVSPQMSMISYFLMKPQIDREYADEIDYDSSDSAVSDLDSSEDEEDVFDTNSKPKNKPKDNIEHINPNSYSWCVMRLAIVKILQQQLQEFLNVAGIEMQELPVNSPLIHGTLAVVAQWQETLREELDNRGPPINYIPGCAPDPTPTPGKPAIHKYRSLLEKSNTPFNTRLASAAPANRLWCYLVRQEPVQDIFIRAVFGKRRSLSSILENNQTAMDNLNRGTVDDKGSDSGTTSLPEPVRIIHKEQDSISAFCLNQVNPGLMALATPREVQEMNISLLLELPSWLEDECEFDIINLNKQPEPEPVQPTSFLVIQTAADRPLLAQSPQTNSPQPQSGIASQSGRGASVMKGMPAFPGSHDLRFCQFVADRSKHLLQPILKHKIDGIRRISSHPLLPLYLTGSQDGSVSLWEWGHQTAVATPRPPGTFAKVTRVRFSQHGNKFGVADSDGHLSLFQVACREGTARPFFNYQCHSKVTADFVFLGACSLIATAGHGSEGRNVALWDTLLPQNKSLIQGFTCHEQGASSLILAPQHQLLISGGKKGDINIFDVRQRQQRHRFQAHESAIKCLALDPHEEFFVSGAGDGDIKIWGLTVHSLLYSFPGEHPRSSFFKNIGQGVTQLHVDSAGRLFSCGADGSMKVRQLPERDCVVHTLY; encoded by the exons atgaattgtcATCAAATATTAAGTGGAGCTTGCAATGCAGGTGATCGGTGCTACGCTGTAGGTTCTGTCGAAGGGATTTCCTTTACT GCATATGCAGCTGGTTGTAATATAGTAATTTTGGCCAGTAATTTCGAACGAGTTCAAATAATACCTGGAGCTGTACATAACTACATAAGAATCAGTTGTTTGGATTGCAGTACTGACACAGGAAAAATAGCTGCAGCTTATGAAAATCAAGTTTGCATTTTTGAGCCTACTCCTCTTATTCATAGTACATGCTCTcat cAGTTAGAATATAGATGGGTTCAAACTGGTAGTCTGACAACTGAATCAAATATTAGTTCATTATCATGGAATTTAGAAGGAACAAGATTATTAACTGGAGGAGAACTTTTACAATTGTGGCATCAAAATATAACCCCATTTCAAGAAGAACATA ctGGTACAGTTACTTTTTCAATTGGAGATGCTGAAAGTCCAGCTCCTGGTGATTCTAATAGTGGAAATGAACCTGGAGCATGGAATTGTGTTTGGAAATGTCGTACAGCTACACCAGTACATCTTATGAGTTTTAGTCCAGATGGTACATTATTTGCAACAACTGGATTTAATGATAGATTAGTAAAAATATGGTTTGAAAACAAACAat tgtTTTCTACAAGAAATATAGATCACACAAATGTTCCTCAGTCTATGGGTAATGACAGTTATAGTTTTGTTTATGTTGCTCATCCTCGTGCAGTAACACATTTATCTTGGCGTAAAACTAGTAAATATATGCCaaa agGATCTGTTTCCAATATGTTGGTTACATCTTGTAGAGATAATATTTGTCGAGTATGGGCAGAAACTATACCTCCCGAAGTAGAAGGCTTAGCAAATATGAGTCAATTTGAAGGTTCTGATAGACATGGTCATCATGGAAAACATAGACATCATAACATGCATAAACATCGATTCATGCAACGGCTCAAACATATGAA GACTTGCTTTCATATCCGTCGCCATGCAAAACAGCAACATCAAGCAGGTCATACAGCACCAACTTTACCAACTTTACCATCAACATATTCAGTTCATGATTTTCACAATAATTATCAGGGGACAAGTCATTATCCAGGAATGCATTTTCATTTAGCAGCAAGTATTAATGCAGAAACTG ATATACCATTAGTACCAAGCTTAATCACAGGTGATCCTGAAAGAGaaccaaattttattttacattggtTAAATAATAAGGAAATGCATTTTACAATGCAGGCAGAAAGTATTTTACAAGAACTTACTCGTAAAGtggtagaaaaagaagaaggattgCATCAACAAGATGTAGATCATATGGAACATGATTCTGAAGAAGAAGGTTTATCCA aaaaaggaGTAAGATTACAACCTATTCAAAAGACGAGTGGTACAATTCGATCGATGAGTCAAGAAGATCATAGTAGCGACGAACATCATACAACTCATACAATTTCATCGCATCATAGTTTACCACATAGTGCACATTCTCATCAAAGTCTCag CAATACTACATCCATTAATTCAATTGCGACAGATGTAACGGCCTCAATAAATCATGCTCCAGATTCTTTAGATACAAAAATAGAAACCTTATTGCGCGATTGGCATCATAATCCagatttacttttttcaatcCATCCAATAGAtggaagttttttaatttggcATATTGAATGGTTAGACGAGTATCATCCAGGATCATTTCGACAAGcacaaatatcattttctacACGAATACCTAATGCATTTCCTCTTGGCGATGCTTCTACAATGAGTCATAGCGTATCAATGTATTCGCATAATACTGGCGgtccattattaaatatacgagAAGTAGCAAAATCGTCCACAAAACCATCAACCGAAACTACTGATATTGCGACGCCATTACCGAGTTTAATTGAACAAGATGAAGAACAATCAACATTAACATCAAAAGCAGGCCaggaacttttaaaaaatattgaaaattcgtcTGATCCAAATCAAAatcttgtaaaagaaaaagacggTCATTTAGAAAGTGGAAAAACAAATCAAGAAACGGTTAATGATTTATTGACTCACCCAAGTCCAATTGTATCTATGGTGTCAAAGCATTCAAATGGAACCTTAAATTTATGGCAGTTAACATTTGctgataaaacaaaattttcacaagTGTTAAGTATTGGGCACGCGTCAAGAGCTTCAGGTCATCGATTTCGAGTGAACGATATTACTTGTCATCCAGTATTGCCCTTATTAGTAACAACATCGCATCACAATATACCAGAATCTGGATCTCAATGTCGAAATGCTGattcaaatgaaaatgttattaataaatcagatTCTAGTAAAACAACTTTAAAAGATATCTCATCTACTGGTTTTTGTAGTGAATTAATATTGTGGCGCGTAGACACAGTTGGACCTTTATCAAAAAGCGGTGGAGTTTCCGAATTAGCACGTATTAATTCCCCTGAAATCTCAGCATTCTGTAATGTAGCATGGATTCCAACCCTTTTACCAAGTACTACCTTAggtaatttatcaaattctccAAGTGCATGTTTTGTTGCTAGTGATGGCGAATGTTTAAGAGTATATCAAGCTGTTATTGATGCTAGAACATTATTAGCAGAAGTATCGATTAGCGAAAGACGAAGTAGAATGATGGATTCCATGGCAAGTCTTTCAACAGACATGTCATCAGATGATGGTGTAAGACAATCAATCCACGATAGGATAAAGATAGTATCTCAACAATCTACAGCTAGACCAGGTTGCGTTATACAATTGGATGCTATTGCTGATGCTACACATGATTGGCAAAATACACAATTTTTACATGTATTTCAAGAACAACTAATTACTGGAGATAGAAATGACGAAAAACAAACAGGAATAGATACATCGATAAATGATTTAGGTTTAATGGAATCTACTTTAGACGCTATGGTTGATTTACAGCAATCTGCAATTTTCGAGGAACCATTCTACATAGTAGTTTTAGAGAGGACACAACAAGGTACAACAGTACATATGTGGCGTTTAGTGATTGCCTCTCAACCTGAGACTACTGGTTTATCAGAATCGATGATGTATGTTCCGGATTCTCATTTAGTACAAGATGAAGATGAAGAGGGAACACCTGGACGTTATAACCATCCGGAAGGTAAAAGATCTCGAAGACCAAGTCAATCTCGCCGTGACAGTCAAAGTGAATTGGATATGTTTTTGCAAAGGCGACCTCAAAATAGTCATGTTCTCATTACTACTACAAAAGTATGTACTCAAGAATTACCATTACCAGATAGCGTTGAAGTAATACATGCAGCACCAGCAGCTGGACATTTAAGCAGCTCTTCCATTTATCCTGCTTGTTTTGCACCATATATCGTTGTAACAGCATGTAGCGATAGTACTATACGCTTTTGGAAATGTAAAGTGACAAAAACTCAATCGAACACCAAATTACATTATGAATGGTGCGAATGGGAAATGATACGAAAAGATCAAGAATCAACTATTGACATTACCGGACAACCATTAAATATAAGTGCTGCATATAGTGGACGTATCGCATGTGCgtataaatatggaaaatctTTTACACGTCCTACTAAAAATGACCCCGACTCTCGATACGTAAATCTATGCGTTGCTATATACGAATGTGAAAGTACTGGTGGAAGTGAATGGATTCTAGAAGATACCAtccatttaaagaatatacatTTACCGAGAATTCCTGTTGATCAGCATTTAGATTTAAGCTATCTTTATGATagcaaatttttacaaaagaaacaGAGGCTTACTCAAGTTTTGCAAACGCTTAGTCACGAGGATGTAAGATCATCGAGAAATGGAGAAAATGGGGAAAATGCGAAACCAAATGCAGGTTTATTGGCTGTTCCATCATTCAGCACGCTTCAATCATTGCGAAAATCGATCATAGAAAATGGTAATACTTGTCCACTTACGCAGAAACATTTAGTTCAATTAGATTGGGTGTCCAAAGAAGATGGTTCTCATATATTGACCGTTGCCGTTGGATCGAAAATTATGCTCTTCACGCCTGTGTGTTCAGATCTTGCGCAAGCAAATATGAAAGCAATGAAGGAATCGCAAAGCAATAACCGGCCGATATTACGGAAAGCTTCGTCATTGGCACAACCTCAATTCGTCGACGAAATTCGATGGatgaaattacgaaaaatcGAGTTAACCACAGCAGATGGCCTACCTCCGTTGCCGATGCAAATATCTTGGGTAAGGGATGGCATTTTAGTGGTTGGCATGGATTCGGAGATGCATGTCTACTCACAATGGAAGCCAAATCCGAAAAAAGAttgttttcattcaaatttacaaCATCAAGAATCAGATGAATTTCAAGCTAGTCGAAATTTACGAGATGAGGATCTGCGAACGTTAGCGCATGAAACGTCACAGAGACGATTAGCAAATGTATCTTCCATGCCTCATCTTTCTCGAGTTAGcagtattaatttaacaatgctTGACGCTAAAAAGAAACGTGgaatacaaaatgaaaatttaagttttgatTATATGCCGGATTATGGTTTGTTCGAGGCATCGAGAATCGCTTGTCCTGTTTTACCTCAATATCATCCAAAACAATTAATGGAATTGCTAAATTCTGGCAAAATTCGATGGGTAAAAGCTATATTGGCACATCTTGTCCGATGCATAGGAAGTTCTTGTTCTTTAAGAGCTGATGATGAGAATTTAGTGAAACAACGTGGCGGTGGATGGTCGCGTTCTAGAACAATGTCAGTTAGTTACGTAGGTACAACATCGCCTCTAGAGCCAAGAGGTTCAACTACACAGATACCGGAAGAACTTACGTTAGATTATGCGGAGATAACTTCAATATCTCCATTGCCTCTTTGGACTTTATTGATCGCCGACAAAGAAACAAACGTACCACTTCAACACAAAACTGAAGACAAACAAGATTACAATGAATTATTTGATAGTAATTTGGACGAAGGTGAGTCATTAGATGACATGTTAGAAGAGGATTATGATTGTTCACGACAAAAAGATAGGCGTTCATCGGTGCCGGAAAGACAAGGAATATCTCATTTTGGACCAAGGCAAGGAAGATTATTGTCACGGTTATTAACACATACTCATTTGCCTGGTTTATCGAGTCTCGATCAAATGCATTTGCTTGCTTTAGCTGATACCGTTTCCACTTGTAATGTAGATTTTGCGGAAAGATTTGCAATAGATGCTGCAAAGAATGCAattgcaaaagaaaatttgactGGTATTCCTGACGGTGAAACAGTCTCAACTGATTCATTGGACGATTGTGGCCTTCGATTTTTATTGGCCatgaaacattataattatttgattcgtTGTCTCCCATTAGCACAAAGAGCGCAGTTTCAAAAACAAGGTATTTCATCGAATAATCTTGTTTGGGCATTTCATTCCGAATCTGAAGAAGAATTGTTAGGTTTAATACCTTCTTATGCAAAAGGACAACCTAAATGGAGCATTTTAAAGGAACTTGGTATAGGTTGGTGGATCAGAAATAACACTATATTGAAAAGATGTGTTGAGAAAATTGCCAAAGCAGCATATCAACAAAAACAAGATCCTCTCGATTCCGCACTCTATTATTTGgctatgaaaaagaaaaatctcgttTGGGGATTGTTTAGAAATAAACGGGATGAAAGAATGACAACTttctttgcaaataattttacagaaGATCGTTGGAGAAAAGCTGCCCTAAAAAATGCATTTGCTCTGCTTGGTAAACAAAGATTTGAACATGCTGCAGCATTTTTCTTATTAGCAAATGCACTCAAAGATGCTATCGAcgtatgtttaaataaattgaacgatATACAATTAGCAATGGTTATTGCTAGACTTTATGATGATGATACTAATTCTCCGAATTTGAGAAGATTGCTctatgaagaaattttaggTTGTGATAAAGATGGACAAAATCAAGATATTAACAAAGTTCATCCAGATCCATTTTTACGTAGTATGGCTCTTTGGATTCTTAAAGATTATGCAGGATCACTGAATACTTTGTTGATAACAAATGTTGGAACTTTACATCCACAATATAATGATGAATCTGATAAACCAGAAGGTGCAAcag caAATCcaaatgttttcaatttttatgtttatcttCGAACACATCCATTACTGATCAGACAATATATTGCATCTACTGctcaagataagaaaaaaggtCATTCGGTAGTCATATCTGGGTTCAGTTATGGTACAGATATAAAATCACAACCTGACAAACAATTAACTTTAGAAGATAGTATTACACCTTTGGAAAGACAACTGTATTTCACAACAGCACATGCACATTTTAAGGCAGGATGTCCTGCTCTTGCTCTTGAGGTTTTATCTAAGTTACCTAATAAAGTGATGGAAACAAATTGCGAAGATTCTCCTA GTCTGTTAAATAGTCCAAGTAAATCGAGAACACAAGATTTCCAAATAGATACTGGAATTATTAGTTGGGAtgataatgcaaaaaaaaccAATGATGATGgag attttgATTGGTCTCAACCTGTAACACGTCAAACCGAGGATGAATTAGTATTAAATTGggatgataatgatgaagCTGAAAACGATGACGGTGATAGTCCGCCTTTAAGTatgaaattagataaaaaagaaactattgaTG ATAAACTCATTAAATCATCAGGACAATTGGATATTATGGcacaacaattaaaatttgtagcatgtttaaaaattttaatggaagAATTATCAACATTAGCAACGGGTTTTGAAGTAGATGGAGGTCAACTTCGATATCAACTATATGTATGGCTCGAACGAGAAGTAGATGCTCTTAGGCAACTTTGTAATTATAGCGTTAGTTCGGATGGAGATGCAAACAATGTCTCAGAAT acGAAGGGGGTATGGTGGATGATATACAACCATGTAAGCCTGGTGAACAGCCAACTTTACATGAAATATTGATGGCTGAAAAATTGGATTTCGAAGCCAAAGTACAACGAGCtgctaaaagaaaaaaatggttaAAAG CAAACGAAACATTATTACGAACGTTATTATCCTATTGCTCTTTGCATGGAGCATCTGGTGGTGGTTTAGCATCTGTAAGAATGGAACTTGTTCTTCTATTACAAGAATTACAGCAAGAAAAAACTCAACAACAATTACTCAGTCCTCTTCCATTTCCAACTACTCTTCCTCTTCTAAGTGCTAGTGTAGCATGCAATAAAACTGTTGTAGCAGATCCTGTCAGACATTTGCAa tcTCTAGCTCATGATATGTTACAAACATTGGTTGAATTACGTAATCCACCAATGCCTTCAAGAAGTACGCATTATTGCGAAGTATTTATAATGAGGGATTTAGCGGTGGCTTTAAGTGCTTGTATTTATCAATCACTTTGTGATTCTGATACTTTTGTTACGAAACATCAACAACCAGATag tttTCCAGCATTTGCAGAAATAGAAACATTTTCCGGTGGACACTTAGTAGCATCAAATCGATTTCACCGGAGATATTCAACGGATGATGGTGTATGCATTACTACATCTCCTTCTAAATGGCCAGGTGTAACTAATTTGCGAGCATTGTTAGCTCGTGAAAAAGATGAAGATACGccaaaattgaatattcttctttGCGAAGCTTTCGTAGCAACTTATATGAGCTTATTTGTTTATGCATTGTGGAGTTGCGATAGTCATATACTTTACAGACTCGTAGGTCAACATTTTGGTAACAACACTTGGTCCTGTTTATTTGGAGGTGGagtcaaaaaattattgcgtGTCGCAAGCACAAGCGGTCAG acgAGTGGAGTAGTAGGTGCAATAGAAAGAAGTGATAGTACAAATGAAGCACAAAGTACTGCAGGAACTGTATGGAATACTATGACGTCATTAACTAAACAacgtgtaaaattaaatatgaaattattgggACAATTTACTGGTCAACAACCAAATATGAAAGAAGATAAACCCACATACAGAGAACAATTTGTTTCTCCTCAAATGAGCATGATATCGtactttttaatgaaa cCACAAATAGATAGAGAATATGCAGATGAAATCGATTACGATTCTTCTGATTCCGCAGTATCGGATTTAGATTCTTCTGAAGACGAGGAAGACGTATTCGACACCAATTCAAAACCAAAGAATAAACCAAAGGATAACATTGAACATATAAATCCAAATTCATATAGTTGGTGTGTCATGAGATTAGCTATAGTCAAAATATTGCAACAACAACTTCAGGAGTTTTTAAATGTTGCTGGTATAGAAATGCaag AATTACCTGTGAACAGCCCTCTAATTCATGGAACGTTAGCTGTCGTAGCGCAATGGCAAGAAACATTACGTGAAGAATTGGATAACAGAGGGCCACCAATTAATTACATTCCTGGTTGTGCACCAGATCCAACGCCTACCCCGGGAAAGCCAGCAATTCATAAATATCGATCTTTACTTGAAAAAAGCAATACTCCTTTCAA taCACGTTTGGCATCAGCGGCTCCTGCTAATCGATTATGGTGTTATTTAGTTCGACAAGAACCAGTACAAGACATTTTTATTCGAGCTGTATTCGGCAAACGTAGATCTTTATCGTCGATTTTGGAGAACAATCAAACGGCAATGGATAATTTAAATCGTGGAACTGTAGATGATAAAGGTAGCGATAGCGGAACTACCAGTTTACCAGAACCTGTTCGAATTATTCACAAAGAACAAGATAGCATTAGTGCCTTTTGCCTAAATCAG GTAAATCCAGGTTTAATGGCCTTGGCAACTCCTCGAGAAGTacaagaaatgaatatatcattattactcGAACTTCCATCCTGGTTAGAAGATGAATGTgaattcgatattataaatttgaacaaacAACCAGAGCCAGAACCAGTACAACCAACTAGTTTCTTAGTTATTCAG ACAGCAGCAGATAGACCATTACTCGCTCAAAGTCCTCAAACAAATAGTCCTCAACCTCAATCCGGCATCGCGAGTCAAAGTGGAAGAGGAGCAAGTGTG ATGAAGGGGATGCCTGCTTTCCCTGGCTCCCACGACCTGCGTTTCTGTCAATTTGTTGCCGATAGGAGCAAACACTTGTTGCAACCG ATCCTGAAGCATAAAATCGATGGTATAAGAAGAATCTCCTCGCATCCACTTTTACCATTAt ACTTGACTGGTTCTCAAGATGGTTCAGTATCTCTTTGGGAATGGGGACATCAAACAGCAGTAGCAACTCCTAGACCACCAGGCACTTTTGCCAAAGTAACACGAGTACGTTTCTCACAGCACGGAAATAAGTTTGGTGTTGCAGATTCTGATGGACATTTGAGTTTATTTCAAGTAGCTTGCAGAGAAGGAACTGCACGAccatttttc AATTATCAATGTCATAGTAAGGTGACGGCCGATTTTGTCTTCCTTGGTGCTTGCAGTTTAATAGCAACTGCTGGTCATGGTTCTGAAGGACGTAATGTTGCACTTTGGGATACTTTACTTCcacaaaataaatctttaattcaaG gTTTCACGTGTCATGAACAAGGAGCTAGCTCTTTAATACTTGCACCTCAACATCAGTTATTAATTAGCGGTGGAAAGAAaggtgatattaatatattcgatgtTCGACAACGACAGCAGCGACATCGTTTTCAGGCCCATGAATCGGCTATCAAATGTTTAGCTCTTGACCCAcatgaagaattttttgtgAGTGGAGCAGGAGATGGTGATATTAAg ATATGGGGTTTAACCGTCCATTCTTTGCTTTATTCTTTTCCTGGAGAGCATCCGCGATctagtttctttaaaaatattggacaA GGTGTAACACAATTACACGTCGATTCTGCTGGTCGTTTATTTTCATGTGGTGCAGATGGATCTATGAAAGTTCGTCAGTTACCAGAACGCGATTGCGTCGTACATACTTTATactaa